One Rhizobium sp. 9140 genomic region harbors:
- a CDS encoding alpha/beta hydrolase, translated as MTLRSLTLSTAVALLAPLGFATASLAQDMAKPTTEMQAVLDKLAALDVKPFSTLSVPEARSQATPADAARAIQWDKRLSTNPEAQVTTRDIAIPSKAGGLAARVYIPGGKGPFPVVVYYHGGGWVVADINVYDGAPRALALGASAIVVSVEYRHAPEHKFPAAHEDAWTAYQWIVENIHELNGNADKIAVAGESAGGNLAANVALMAKSMKTKQPVHQLLVYPVAGNDMNTPSYKENANAKPLGKADMEWFVKNAFASMDETSDDRLNLVGRSDLAGVAPATLIMAQIDPLRSEGEAYAAKLKDAGVKVETKTYPGVTHEFFGMAKVVPEAKQAVDMAIADLTAAFAK; from the coding sequence ATGACCTTACGAAGCCTAACCCTTTCGACTGCGGTGGCCCTTCTGGCTCCGCTCGGCTTTGCCACCGCCTCTCTGGCGCAGGACATGGCGAAACCCACAACGGAGATGCAAGCCGTTCTCGACAAACTGGCGGCGCTGGACGTGAAGCCCTTCTCGACGCTTTCGGTTCCCGAAGCCCGCTCACAGGCAACGCCTGCAGACGCGGCCCGTGCCATCCAGTGGGACAAGCGTCTCTCGACCAATCCGGAAGCCCAGGTCACCACGCGTGACATCGCTATCCCCTCAAAGGCCGGCGGACTTGCTGCGCGCGTCTACATCCCCGGCGGCAAGGGTCCGTTCCCCGTCGTCGTCTACTATCATGGCGGCGGCTGGGTCGTAGCCGACATTAACGTCTATGATGGAGCGCCACGTGCCCTAGCGCTCGGAGCGAGTGCTATCGTCGTCTCCGTCGAGTATCGGCATGCACCTGAACACAAGTTTCCGGCAGCCCACGAGGACGCCTGGACGGCGTATCAGTGGATCGTCGAGAACATCCATGAGCTGAACGGGAATGCAGACAAGATCGCGGTGGCTGGCGAGAGTGCCGGTGGCAATCTTGCGGCCAATGTTGCGTTGATGGCCAAGTCCATGAAGACGAAGCAGCCGGTGCACCAGCTTCTCGTCTATCCCGTCGCCGGCAACGATATGAACACGCCGTCTTATAAAGAGAATGCCAACGCCAAGCCGCTGGGCAAGGCCGATATGGAGTGGTTCGTGAAGAACGCGTTCGCCTCTATGGATGAAACCTCGGACGATCGCCTCAATCTGGTGGGCCGTTCGGATCTCGCCGGCGTTGCGCCTGCAACCCTCATCATGGCGCAGATCGATCCTCTGCGTTCGGAAGGCGAAGCCTATGCCGCGAAGCTGAAAGATGCGGGCGTGAAGGTCGAGACGAAAACCTATCCCGGCGTGACGCATGAGTTCTTCGGCATGGCGAAGGTCGTTCCCGAAGCGAAACAGGCGGTGGACATGGCAATCGCCGACCTCACCGCCGCCTTTGCCAAGTAA
- a CDS encoding DUF4142 domain-containing protein produces MKKKTFTAASLALALLAAPLSPTFAATPASADTAAAAFNVDKASFVKQVSSSNRFEIESSKLAEEKARDADVKEFARQMIADHTKAGEGLKTAAKLDDAAPALSPKHSAMIETLKGASEQDFQPLYIEMQTVAHMEAVTLFATYAKGGDDAAVKAFAAETLPKLEMHKAHVMKLVAAH; encoded by the coding sequence ATGAAGAAGAAGACATTTACCGCCGCATCGCTGGCACTCGCGCTCCTCGCGGCACCGCTCTCCCCAACCTTCGCGGCCACGCCCGCCAGTGCGGACACGGCGGCCGCCGCTTTCAATGTGGACAAGGCCTCCTTCGTGAAACAGGTGTCGAGCTCAAACCGGTTCGAGATCGAGTCCAGCAAACTGGCCGAAGAGAAAGCCCGCGACGCCGATGTGAAGGAATTTGCCCGGCAGATGATTGCGGACCACACCAAGGCAGGCGAGGGCCTTAAGACCGCAGCCAAGCTCGATGACGCCGCTCCGGCGCTGTCGCCCAAGCATTCCGCGATGATCGAAACGCTGAAGGGTGCATCGGAACAGGACTTCCAGCCGCTCTACATCGAGATGCAGACGGTTGCCCATATGGAAGCCGTGACCCTGTTTGCGACCTATGCCAAGGGCGGTGACGATGCTGCCGTGAAGGCCTTCGCGGCGGAAACGCTGCCGAAGCTCGAAATGCACAAGGCGCACGTCATGAAGCTTGTCGCCGCGCATTGA
- a CDS encoding winged helix-turn-helix transcriptional regulator has product MEREVPGVVDPRVEALVHELIGRVADKWTMLILETLEEKGELRFTQLSREIGTISQKMLTQTLRQMERDGLINRTIHAVVPPKVEYRLTGLGRSLGAAFCGVWIWAEKNLAQVHQAREAFEHAAKA; this is encoded by the coding sequence ATGGAGCGAGAGGTCCCTGGTGTCGTAGACCCGCGCGTCGAAGCCCTCGTACACGAATTGATCGGGCGCGTGGCGGACAAATGGACAATGCTGATTTTGGAAACATTGGAGGAGAAGGGTGAGCTTCGCTTTACCCAGCTTAGTCGCGAAATTGGGACCATCAGCCAGAAAATGCTGACGCAGACGCTCCGTCAGATGGAACGCGACGGCCTGATCAACCGCACTATCCATGCCGTCGTTCCGCCGAAGGTAGAGTATCGGCTGACCGGACTTGGCAGAAGTCTGGGCGCTGCCTTTTGCGGCGTGTGGATCTGGGCGGAGAAGAACCTGGCGCAGGTCCATCAGGCGCGGGAGGCTTTCGAGCATGCCGCCAAGGCATAA
- a CDS encoding SDR family oxidoreductase: MKTSGNTILITGGASGIGRALAERFHAQGNTVIIAGRRQDRLDEVTAGHEGIVSYTLDIASPKSIAAFADDVIGKHPELNVLINNAGVMMFEDLTGSRDLTDAESTIATNLLGPIRLTNALIDHLTTRPDAAIVNVSSGLAFVPLVSTPTYSATKAAIHSYTVSLRDALKGKVEVIELAPPAVQTELTPGQSTRSGYMPLNDFMDEVMSLFSQLPTPPEILVKNVSFLRFAEAEKRFDETLTTLNEFARKAREGGQ, encoded by the coding sequence ATGAAAACCAGCGGAAACACCATTCTCATCACCGGCGGTGCTTCCGGTATCGGTCGCGCACTGGCGGAGCGCTTCCACGCGCAGGGCAACACCGTCATCATCGCCGGCCGCCGGCAGGACCGTCTGGACGAGGTCACCGCAGGCCATGAAGGCATCGTCAGCTATACTCTGGACATTGCGAGCCCCAAGAGCATCGCGGCCTTCGCGGACGACGTCATCGGCAAACATCCGGAATTGAATGTCCTCATCAACAATGCTGGCGTCATGATGTTCGAGGACCTGACTGGGTCGCGCGATCTGACGGATGCGGAATCGACCATCGCGACCAATCTCCTAGGGCCGATCCGGCTGACCAATGCACTGATCGATCACCTGACGACACGGCCGGACGCCGCCATCGTCAACGTCTCCTCCGGCCTCGCCTTCGTGCCTCTCGTTTCCACGCCCACATACTCGGCAACAAAGGCAGCGATCCATTCCTACACGGTCAGCCTGCGGGATGCGTTGAAAGGCAAGGTCGAGGTCATCGAACTTGCACCGCCCGCCGTGCAGACAGAATTGACGCCGGGACAATCCACGCGCTCGGGCTACATGCCGCTGAACGACTTCATGGATGAGGTGATGTCGCTCTTCTCGCAGCTACCGACACCCCCGGAAATCCTTGTAAAAAACGTCAGTTTCCTGCGATTTGCCGAGGCGGAAAAGCGGTTCGATGAGACATTGACCACGCTGAACGAGTTTGCGCGCAAGGCCCGCGAGGGCGGCCAATAG
- a CDS encoding ABC transporter permease translates to MTAVFDILASAGLWAAVLRIATPLILGTLGALLCERAGVLNLGIEGIMTFGAMIGWLSVYNGADLWTGLLIAAVAGAAFGALHALLTVTLGLSQHVSGLGVTLFASSLSYFLFRLLVPVAGTPPTIEPFQPIAIPGLSDLPFVGPALFVQTPPTYLAILIAIVMAYLLFRTPLGLAIRMTGENPHAAEAQGINPMAIRYGAVMAGSALMGMAGAFLTLSAFNSFFPTMVQGRGWICIALVVFSSWRPGRALLGALLFAFFDSFQLRLQTTLGGAVPYQLFLMIPYILSIAALAIMARRARVPQALMQPYRRGER, encoded by the coding sequence ATGACCGCGGTGTTCGACATCCTCGCGTCTGCTGGGCTTTGGGCCGCCGTGCTGCGCATCGCCACGCCGCTGATCCTCGGCACGCTCGGCGCGCTTCTCTGCGAAAGGGCAGGCGTCCTCAATCTCGGTATCGAGGGCATCATGACCTTCGGCGCGATGATTGGATGGCTTTCGGTCTACAACGGTGCCGACCTGTGGACGGGTCTGCTGATTGCGGCCGTCGCCGGTGCGGCCTTCGGCGCTCTGCATGCGCTTCTCACCGTTACGCTCGGCCTGTCGCAGCATGTGTCGGGTCTCGGGGTTACCCTGTTTGCCTCCAGCCTGAGCTATTTCCTGTTCCGCCTGCTCGTGCCGGTCGCCGGCACACCGCCGACCATCGAGCCGTTCCAGCCGATCGCGATCCCGGGTCTGAGCGATCTGCCCTTCGTCGGCCCGGCACTCTTCGTGCAGACGCCACCAACCTATCTCGCGATCCTCATCGCTATCGTCATGGCTTACCTGCTGTTTCGCACGCCTCTTGGCCTCGCCATCCGCATGACCGGCGAAAACCCGCATGCGGCGGAAGCACAAGGCATCAACCCGATGGCAATCCGCTACGGCGCCGTCATGGCCGGCAGCGCCCTGATGGGCATGGCCGGCGCGTTCCTGACGCTTTCGGCCTTCAACAGCTTTTTCCCGACGATGGTGCAGGGACGCGGCTGGATTTGCATCGCGCTCGTGGTCTTCTCCTCCTGGCGTCCCGGCCGCGCACTGCTCGGCGCGCTTCTCTTCGCCTTCTTCGACAGCTTCCAGCTCCGCCTCCAGACCACGCTTGGCGGTGCAGTCCCATATCAACTCTTCCTGATGATCCCCTACATCCTCTCCATCGCCGCCCTCGCCATCATGGCTCGCCGCGCCCGCGTGCCGCAGGCGCTGATGCAACCGTACAGGCGGGGTGAGCGGTAA
- a CDS encoding ABC transporter permease encodes MRFERREHRPLALVIATPILAIVAALAISGVLIAIAGAPVLEAYWRILKGAFGSRLSVTETLTRATPLMLTGLAAAVAFRARLWNIGAEGQLYLGAIVVAAASSHLLGGLPPIIQIPALLVLGAIAGMVLLLVPLWLRLRFSVDEVVTTLLLNFVAVLFVSMLIDTVLKDPAAFGWPQSQSVADGAMLPKLLARSRLHLGLAIAVVLALLLHVVQSRTIFGLQSRAAGLNPQAAVFAGVPLGRTLVGVACISGGLAGLAGAVEVMGVKGYVTTDLSPGYGYSGIVVAMLANLHPLGVVLAALFTATMFVGADGMSRSMGIPSYIADLTVSLSLLTMLVALFFTQYRIRR; translated from the coding sequence ATGCGGTTTGAACGGCGCGAACACAGACCTCTCGCTTTGGTCATCGCCACGCCGATTCTTGCGATCGTGGCGGCGCTTGCCATATCAGGCGTGCTGATCGCTATTGCCGGCGCCCCGGTTCTAGAAGCCTACTGGCGCATCCTGAAGGGCGCGTTTGGCTCGCGTCTATCCGTCACGGAAACGCTGACACGCGCCACGCCGCTGATGCTGACCGGCCTTGCCGCCGCCGTCGCTTTTCGAGCGCGGCTGTGGAACATCGGCGCCGAGGGCCAGCTCTATCTCGGCGCCATCGTCGTGGCCGCCGCAAGCTCGCATCTCCTCGGCGGTCTTCCGCCTATCATCCAGATCCCCGCGCTGCTCGTTCTCGGCGCAATTGCTGGCATGGTTCTCCTGCTCGTGCCGCTCTGGCTGCGGCTTCGCTTTTCCGTCGATGAAGTGGTAACGACGCTCCTGCTCAACTTCGTCGCCGTCCTCTTCGTCTCCATGCTGATCGATACGGTCCTGAAAGACCCGGCAGCCTTCGGTTGGCCGCAATCGCAATCGGTGGCGGATGGCGCGATGCTGCCGAAGCTGCTCGCGCGCTCTCGCCTCCATCTCGGTCTCGCCATCGCGGTGGTCCTCGCGCTTCTCCTACATGTCGTGCAATCGCGCACGATCTTCGGCCTGCAGTCGCGCGCGGCCGGCCTCAATCCGCAGGCGGCCGTCTTTGCAGGCGTGCCGCTTGGACGAACGCTTGTCGGCGTCGCGTGCATATCCGGCGGTCTTGCAGGACTTGCCGGCGCGGTGGAGGTTATGGGCGTCAAGGGTTATGTGACGACGGATCTTTCGCCTGGCTATGGCTATTCCGGCATTGTCGTCGCCATGCTTGCCAACCTACATCCGCTCGGCGTCGTACTCGCGGCCTTGTTTACCGCCACCATGTTCGTCGGTGCCGACGGCATGAGCCGCAGCATGGGCATTCCGAGCTATATCGCGGATCTCACGGTGTCGCTGTCGCTGCTGACGATGCTGGTCGCCTTGTTCTTCACCCAGTACAGGATCCGCCGATGA
- a CDS encoding ABC transporter ATP-binding protein, whose product MTKPVLEIVGVSKRFGTNLANDGISLSLSKGEIVALLGENGAGKTTLMSILFGHYVPDSGKVLIDGTVLPPGKPRAAIRSGIGMVHQHFSLAPNLTVLENVTTGTESLWSLRSRRAEARAKLLGIAQRFGLSVDPDARLGDLSVGEQQRVEILKALYNDARILVLDEPTAVLTQAEGETLFSTLKVMARQGLSLIFISHKLDEVMAAADRIVVLRGGRHVADRKASETSKAELAELMVGRSVSRPVRVAATPGETVLEAAAVSVRHQGVDTLKAVDFRLRAGEVLGIIGVSGNGQGVLAQLLSGTISRTSGDLLLFGKPVDHLSVADVVAAGIGRIPEDRNKEGAIGEMTIWENAILERLPDYAAYGLVDRAGGMRFAGNIMAQFDVRGGTPATRTRLLSGGNMQKLILGRNLINRPRILLAAQPARGLDEGAVAAVHERILEARKAGTAVLLISEDLDEVMALADRIQAIVSGQLSPPIRNEDADRQRLGLMMAGEWHTEVAHAV is encoded by the coding sequence ATGACGAAACCCGTGCTGGAGATCGTCGGCGTCAGCAAGCGTTTCGGCACCAACCTTGCCAATGACGGCATCTCGCTTTCGCTTTCGAAGGGGGAGATCGTTGCGCTTCTCGGTGAGAACGGTGCCGGTAAGACCACGCTGATGAGTATTCTCTTCGGCCACTACGTGCCAGACAGCGGCAAGGTACTGATCGACGGAACCGTACTGCCGCCGGGCAAACCGCGCGCCGCCATCCGCTCCGGCATCGGCATGGTCCACCAGCACTTCTCGCTCGCGCCGAATCTCACGGTTCTTGAAAACGTGACGACGGGAACGGAGAGCCTCTGGTCGCTGCGCTCCCGCCGCGCCGAGGCGCGCGCCAAGCTGCTCGGCATCGCACAGCGCTTCGGGCTGAGCGTCGATCCCGACGCCCGGCTCGGGGATCTCTCGGTGGGCGAGCAGCAGCGCGTGGAAATCCTCAAAGCGCTCTACAACGACGCCCGCATTCTGGTGCTGGACGAGCCGACCGCGGTGCTGACGCAGGCCGAGGGCGAGACGCTCTTCTCGACGCTAAAGGTCATGGCGCGCCAGGGGCTTTCGCTTATCTTCATTTCGCACAAGCTGGACGAGGTAATGGCGGCCGCCGACCGCATCGTCGTTCTGCGCGGCGGCCGGCATGTGGCGGACCGCAAGGCCTCGGAAACCAGCAAAGCGGAGCTTGCCGAGCTCATGGTCGGGCGCAGCGTGTCGCGGCCCGTGCGTGTGGCAGCCACACCGGGCGAAACGGTTCTGGAAGCCGCCGCCGTCTCCGTGCGCCATCAAGGCGTGGATACGCTGAAGGCGGTGGACTTTCGCCTGCGGGCCGGCGAAGTGCTCGGCATCATCGGCGTGTCGGGAAACGGGCAGGGGGTGCTAGCCCAGCTTCTGTCCGGAACCATATCCCGCACATCCGGCGACCTCCTCCTGTTCGGCAAGCCTGTCGATCATCTCTCCGTTGCGGATGTCGTCGCAGCCGGCATCGGGCGCATTCCGGAGGATCGCAACAAGGAGGGTGCGATCGGCGAGATGACGATCTGGGAGAACGCCATTCTCGAACGGCTTCCGGACTATGCGGCGTACGGCCTCGTTGACCGCGCAGGCGGCATGCGGTTTGCCGGTAACATCATGGCGCAGTTCGACGTGCGCGGGGGAACGCCCGCCACGCGCACCCGGCTGCTGTCCGGCGGCAACATGCAGAAGCTCATTCTCGGCCGCAACCTCATCAACCGGCCGCGTATCCTGCTCGCCGCCCAGCCCGCGCGCGGTCTCGACGAGGGCGCCGTCGCTGCCGTTCACGAGCGTATCCTGGAAGCCCGCAAAGCCGGTACGGCCGTGCTGCTGATCTCCGAGGATCTGGACGAGGTGATGGCACTCGCCGACCGTATCCAGGCCATCGTCAGTGGCCAGCTGTCACCGCCCATCCGCAACGAGGATGCCGACCGGCAGAGGCTCGGTCTGATGATGGCGGGCGAGTGGCATACGGAGGTGGCGCATGCGGTTTGA